The Paenibacillus sp. YPG26 genome includes a window with the following:
- a CDS encoding DUF2515 family protein, producing MSEPLNQDGAKSPGLGAVLKEMLSTFPSMVSEVVKSKTAGIAASSRLREERVSLDWNEASARTVYSEIEDLLRRSSQGRNMDEHLAASHFPDGLTSADQDIIQEIENAVSRGNISNLTRTEAYLKCYEAYPELHWSFLAHMVSRNAGWNMSDLRGGQMYPLLSEASKEITYRFLERCNALIFQDAYPQLLLYMKSREIGSSLFYLLPHFHVSRFMQPFWERFWLERGSALLAVGLIINEQNYIEKRVVQNPYFQNRVTDKVNFHLHSWAGLNQIVFPLLDEDPLTAFGEAISAPDPLCPDESIPRLAGRILGDFSSLNARITFGKSLYALLFGLTSLRKGAETFASRIPHTGSRSDYWPGLFTTHKEEALTTGLEGSELLEQGNLPPGKRLYAPQLLDAWGDTSYEPISREDWMQDHSALDGLSKPQQPFLCDISFEHRLGIIKTAFAHDAAGTLH from the coding sequence ATGAGCGAGCCCCTTAATCAGGATGGCGCGAAGTCACCAGGCCTGGGTGCCGTACTCAAAGAAATGCTGTCCACTTTCCCTTCGATGGTAAGTGAGGTGGTGAAGAGCAAGACAGCGGGTATTGCCGCCTCATCACGTCTTCGCGAAGAACGGGTGAGCCTGGATTGGAATGAGGCTTCCGCACGGACCGTCTATAGCGAAATTGAGGACCTGCTCCGCCGAAGCAGTCAAGGCAGAAATATGGACGAGCACCTTGCCGCATCCCATTTCCCCGATGGACTGACCTCAGCCGATCAAGACATCATCCAGGAGATAGAGAATGCGGTCAGCCGCGGCAATATCAGCAATTTGACCCGGACTGAGGCCTATCTGAAATGTTATGAGGCTTATCCCGAGCTGCACTGGTCCTTCCTGGCTCATATGGTATCCCGTAATGCGGGGTGGAATATGAGTGATCTGCGGGGCGGGCAAATGTATCCTCTGCTCAGCGAGGCAAGCAAGGAGATCACGTACCGCTTCCTCGAAAGGTGCAACGCGCTTATTTTCCAGGACGCCTATCCGCAGCTTCTTCTGTATATGAAGAGCCGGGAGATCGGCTCAAGCCTCTTTTATCTGCTGCCCCATTTCCACGTATCCCGGTTCATGCAGCCTTTCTGGGAACGCTTCTGGCTCGAGAGGGGCAGCGCGCTGCTTGCCGTGGGGCTGATTATTAATGAACAGAATTATATTGAGAAAAGGGTTGTCCAGAATCCGTACTTTCAGAATCGGGTAACGGATAAAGTCAATTTCCACCTCCACAGCTGGGCCGGTCTCAACCAGATTGTCTTCCCTCTGCTTGATGAGGACCCGCTGACTGCATTCGGGGAGGCAATATCCGCCCCCGATCCGCTATGCCCGGATGAATCTATCCCGCGGCTTGCCGGCCGGATTCTTGGTGATTTCTCCAGCCTGAATGCACGCATCACATTTGGCAAAAGCCTGTACGCCCTGCTGTTCGGCCTCACCTCCCTGCGCAAGGGTGCCGAGACGTTCGCCTCGCGGATTCCCCATACCGGTTCAAGGTCGGATTATTGGCCGGGACTCTTCACGACGCACAAAGAAGAAGCCCTGACCACCGGGTTAGAGGGATCAGAGCTTCTGGAGCAGGGGAATCTTCCACCCGGCAAGCGCCTGTATGCGCCGCAGTTGCTTGATGCCTGGGGAGATACCAGTTATGAGCCGATCTCCCGTGAAGACTGGATGCAGGATCACAGCGCGCTGGATGGGCTTAGCAAGCCGCAGCAGCCTTTTTTATGTGATATCAGCTTTGAGCATCGGCTTGGGATTATCAAGACGGCCTTCGCCCATGATGCCGCGGGTACCTTGCATTAG
- a CDS encoding polysaccharide biosynthesis protein, whose product MSKKESFIKGTLILAAAALVARLLGLVQRVPLEHIFGAVGNASYTVANNVYLMLLTVATAGIPSTLSKMVSERYALKRPGEANRVYKAALIFSVFIGIVITILLYVLAPVYANWTEQPEATPAIRAIAPALLLFPTIAMMRGYFQGRGKMTANGISQIMEQVLRVITGIGLAFFLLHASYSDEWVAAGASFGGVLGSISAFGIMLWYSIKLRREDRKLQLEDLSAGDEQIPLMRIYRDIFKLSIPIVLSSLAVPAINFIDSTLVKPLLIDQMGNLAATHTLGILGSRAQSIAGIPPILSIALSASLLPVIAAAFARGDRPHLERQITLAMRVSILTGMPIVIILCSAAYSLNGMLFSSLDGSGIIGLLTLGTIFQITMSITSSILIGMGKVNLSMGHVFVGILVKLIASFALAAVFGIYGIIGATGICFLIITLLNLRSMKQMVSFNIMRGRWTGFLLTVVILFGVGYGLNYVGDLTTSFMPPRIGFFLACCLVGAAVLALYPVMLVLLRVVRRDELDSYPRVLQKVLRPLMRLQRSTGTSAN is encoded by the coding sequence TTGTCTAAGAAAGAATCTTTTATCAAAGGTACGCTGATCCTGGCTGCCGCCGCCTTGGTGGCAAGGCTTCTCGGCCTGGTGCAGCGGGTACCGCTTGAGCACATCTTCGGAGCGGTCGGCAACGCGTCTTATACCGTGGCGAACAACGTATATCTGATGCTTCTGACCGTCGCGACAGCAGGTATACCAAGCACACTTAGCAAAATGGTCTCGGAACGCTATGCGCTGAAGCGCCCGGGCGAGGCGAACAGGGTCTATAAGGCAGCCCTGATCTTCTCGGTATTTATCGGAATCGTCATAACGATATTACTGTACGTGCTTGCACCCGTCTATGCGAACTGGACGGAGCAGCCTGAAGCAACACCTGCGATTCGGGCAATAGCTCCGGCGCTTCTGCTGTTCCCGACCATTGCGATGATGCGGGGTTATTTCCAGGGTAGGGGCAAAATGACCGCAAACGGGATATCCCAGATCATGGAGCAGGTGCTTCGGGTAATTACCGGGATTGGACTTGCCTTCTTCCTTCTCCATGCCAGCTACTCTGATGAGTGGGTAGCCGCGGGAGCGTCCTTCGGCGGGGTGCTCGGAAGCATTTCCGCGTTCGGAATTATGCTCTGGTATTCCATCAAGCTGCGAAGAGAGGACCGGAAGCTGCAGCTGGAGGATCTGTCTGCAGGAGATGAGCAGATCCCGCTGATGCGGATCTACCGGGATATCTTCAAGCTCTCCATCCCTATCGTTCTCTCATCGCTGGCTGTGCCCGCCATTAACTTCATTGACTCCACTCTGGTCAAGCCGCTTTTGATTGATCAGATGGGCAACCTGGCTGCCACGCATACATTAGGTATCCTTGGAAGCCGGGCCCAGAGTATCGCCGGAATCCCGCCGATCCTGTCCATAGCGCTCAGCGCTTCGCTTCTGCCGGTAATTGCAGCGGCTTTTGCCCGGGGGGACCGTCCGCACCTTGAGCGCCAGATCACCCTGGCTATGCGCGTCTCTATCCTAACCGGCATGCCGATTGTGATCATTCTGTGCTCGGCGGCTTATTCCTTGAATGGCATGCTCTTCAGCAGCCTGGATGGCAGCGGGATTATTGGTCTGCTGACCTTGGGAACTATCTTCCAGATTACCATGTCCATCACAAGCTCGATTCTTATTGGCATGGGCAAAGTCAATTTGTCGATGGGGCATGTCTTTGTCGGGATTCTGGTTAAGCTGATCGCGAGCTTCGCGCTGGCTGCGGTATTCGGGATCTACGGGATTATCGGTGCTACCGGGATCTGCTTCCTGATTATTACCCTGCTTAATCTTCGCTCTATGAAACAAATGGTCTCATTCAATATTATGCGGGGGCGCTGGACAGGCTTTCTGCTAACCGTGGTTATTCTGTTCGGAGTCGGCTACGGACTGAATTATGTGGGTGATCTGACCACTTCATTCATGCCACCAAGAATCGGGTTCTTCCTGGCCTGCTGTCTGGTCGGTGCAGCCGTTCTGGCTCTGTACCCTGTTATGCTGGTACTCCTGCGTGTTGTTCGCAGAGATGAGCTGGACAGCTACCCGCGAGTATTGCAAAAGGTACTTCGGCCGCTGATGCGGCTTCAGCGGAGTACGGGTACATCGGCTAACTAA
- a CDS encoding DUF456 family protein, whose protein sequence is MDILGWVLIIGLFIVGLAGAVVPVLPGVIAVYAAFLVYGWFFTFEHFGWGFWTIQTVIVVVLLAADYAVGAWGVKRFGGSKASVWLSTIGAIIGPFVIPAFGLIIGPFVGAVAGEMLSGSSFQKSLKVGVGSVVGLFSSMVVKIILEIVMIILFFIWIF, encoded by the coding sequence ATGGACATTCTAGGCTGGGTTCTGATTATTGGTCTGTTCATTGTCGGGCTGGCGGGAGCAGTGGTTCCTGTCCTGCCTGGTGTTATAGCAGTCTACGCCGCTTTTCTGGTGTATGGGTGGTTCTTCACCTTCGAGCATTTCGGCTGGGGCTTCTGGACAATTCAGACGGTTATCGTTGTTGTCCTGCTGGCTGCGGATTATGCGGTTGGCGCATGGGGAGTCAAGCGATTCGGCGGAAGCAAAGCGTCCGTATGGCTGAGTACCATAGGTGCGATTATAGGGCCTTTTGTAATTCCCGCGTTCGGACTGATTATTGGACCGTTTGTGGGAGCGGTGGCGGGAGAGATGCTCTCGGGCTCCTCTTTCCAGAAATCACTTAAGGTCGGAGTTGGCTCTGTCGTGGGGCTGTTCAGCAGCATGGTCGTCAAGATTATTCTTGAGATTGTGATGATTATCCTGTTCTTCATCTGGATTTTCTAG